In Hahella sp. KA22, one genomic interval encodes:
- a CDS encoding cation diffusion facilitator family transporter codes for MTYSTPAEKTRAAHRVTLIGMILDIALGLLKIIVGVIAQSHALVADGIHSFTDAGTDILVIVITRYSHQKPDREHPYGHGKFETLGTVVLGSMLIAVAGAMAYDSILRLWEQDAQVAPGWPALLAAALSIAGKEWIYRYTLDIGKKLRSDLIIANAWHSRSDALSSVVVLVALLGVIAGFPWLDAVAAIIVAILVGKIGIELAGKSVKELVETALPEEQVRALRELALSVEGVRGVHDLRGRYVGPDIVIDLHLQVDSALSVSEGHYIGVHVARKIQEKFEHISDITYHIDTENDTDGKKRAGSPLLPLRQDVTEILRQRWRDLTPEDSIKRLILHYINGQVHVEVMITENEDHLSREIVKSMRESTADLAWLGEIKVWREAP; via the coding sequence ATGACATACTCTACCCCCGCCGAAAAGACTCGCGCCGCCCATCGCGTCACCTTGATTGGAATGATTCTGGATATTGCGCTGGGGTTGTTGAAAATCATAGTCGGGGTCATCGCACAGTCTCACGCGCTTGTGGCGGACGGTATCCACTCTTTCACTGATGCGGGAACGGATATCCTGGTGATTGTCATCACTCGCTACTCCCACCAGAAGCCCGATCGAGAGCATCCCTACGGTCACGGAAAATTCGAAACGCTGGGCACGGTGGTGCTGGGCTCCATGCTTATCGCCGTCGCCGGGGCCATGGCTTATGACAGCATTCTGCGCCTGTGGGAGCAAGACGCCCAAGTCGCTCCTGGATGGCCAGCGCTACTGGCGGCAGCCCTGTCTATCGCCGGTAAAGAATGGATCTATCGCTACACGCTGGATATCGGCAAGAAACTACGTTCCGACCTGATTATCGCCAACGCCTGGCATTCACGCAGCGACGCCCTTTCCTCGGTTGTCGTTCTGGTCGCATTACTCGGCGTTATTGCCGGTTTCCCCTGGCTCGATGCGGTGGCGGCGATTATTGTGGCGATCCTCGTCGGCAAGATTGGCATTGAGCTGGCGGGCAAAAGCGTCAAAGAGCTGGTGGAAACCGCGCTTCCAGAGGAACAGGTCCGCGCTCTTCGGGAACTTGCGCTGTCAGTGGAAGGCGTTCGCGGCGTGCATGATCTGCGCGGACGTTATGTGGGACCGGACATTGTTATTGACCTGCACTTACAAGTGGACTCAGCGCTAAGCGTCTCTGAGGGGCACTATATTGGCGTGCATGTCGCGAGAAAGATTCAAGAGAAGTTTGAGCATATCAGCGACATCACCTACCACATAGACACAGAGAACGACACTGACGGCAAAAAACGGGCCGGCTCGCCGCTATTGCCGCTACGCCAAGATGTGACAGAGATCCTGCGACAACGCTGGCGCGACCTGACGCCCGAAGACTCAATCAAGCGGCTGATTTTGCACTACATCAATGGCCAAGTGCATGTGGAAGTAATGATTACAGAAAACGAGGACCATCTTTCCCGGGAGATAGTAAAAAGCATGCGGGAAAGTACCGCCGATCTGGCTTGGCTGGGCGAGATCAAAGTCTGGAGAGAAGCGCCCTGA
- a CDS encoding PilZ domain-containing protein — protein MSSHTERRRFERLPASMSVLLDHPVTGLHELKTVDLSEGGVLVTGDFTGNAEVGDLVSLKVVGLLQERSPTVPLKVVRCGANEMALNFV, from the coding sequence ATGAGTTCCCACACAGAAAGGCGTCGTTTTGAACGACTACCCGCGTCGATGAGCGTTCTGCTTGATCACCCTGTGACAGGGCTCCACGAGTTGAAAACAGTAGATCTTTCCGAAGGCGGCGTATTGGTGACCGGTGACTTTACCGGTAATGCCGAGGTCGGAGATCTGGTTTCATTGAAAGTCGTTGGCTTGTTGCAGGAACGCAGTCCGACTGTCCCGTTGAAAGTGGTGCGCTGCGGCGCTAATGAAATGGCTTTGAACTTTGTTTGA
- a CDS encoding DUF4126 family protein, which translates to METYDSLVSTIALMMGVSWASGVNLYAAVLMLGLGGATGHIDLPPDLQTLQDPLVIAAAGFMYCVEFFADKTPGVDSGWDALHTFIRIPAGAVLAAGAVGDISPALQIAAGLVGASMAATSHATKAGTRLAINTSPEPFTNWAASIGEDIMVLAGLWAALNHPFVFLVLLGLFIALAIWLLPKLWRFLKLVLRKIGGFLGLVDKEKEPSPSVGSYQFGSFSTASGPSTPSDADFTTPNPAIEDNLSRIKKLKELLDAGALTQEEFEAEKKRILGP; encoded by the coding sequence ATGGAAACCTATGATAGTTTGGTCTCCACAATTGCATTAATGATGGGCGTGTCCTGGGCCAGCGGCGTGAACCTGTATGCCGCAGTGCTGATGCTGGGGCTGGGCGGCGCCACCGGACATATCGATTTGCCGCCGGATTTGCAGACTCTGCAGGATCCGCTGGTGATCGCAGCTGCCGGATTTATGTACTGTGTGGAGTTCTTCGCGGACAAAACCCCTGGCGTGGACAGTGGTTGGGATGCGCTGCATACCTTTATACGCATCCCTGCCGGCGCGGTGCTGGCGGCGGGAGCAGTGGGGGATATTTCACCAGCGTTGCAGATCGCGGCTGGACTGGTCGGCGCGTCGATGGCGGCGACGTCTCACGCCACAAAGGCAGGTACGCGCCTTGCGATCAATACTTCACCTGAGCCTTTTACTAACTGGGCGGCTTCTATTGGCGAGGACATCATGGTTCTGGCCGGTCTGTGGGCGGCGTTGAATCACCCGTTTGTTTTCCTTGTGTTATTGGGCTTATTTATTGCGCTGGCGATTTGGTTGCTGCCGAAATTATGGCGATTCCTGAAGCTGGTGTTGCGCAAGATTGGCGGTTTTCTGGGACTGGTGGATAAAGAGAAGGAGCCTTCTCCTTCTGTGGGGAGTTACCAATTTGGTTCATTTTCCACGGCTTCCGGCCCTTCTACACCCAGCGATGCTGACTTTACGACGCCAAATCCTGCGATTGAGGATAATCTCAGCCGGATTAAAAAGCTGAAGGAGTTATTGGATGCTGGAGCGCTCACGCAGGAAGAGTTTGAGGCGGAGAAAAAGCGCATACTTGGACCATAG